A section of the Kribbella sp. HUAS MG21 genome encodes:
- a CDS encoding FCD domain-containing protein, with amino-acid sequence MSATGGVVRRSLLDDLATSMLALIAERKLSPGDQFEAVRSLAERFKVAVPTVREALRRLEATGAVELRHGSGVYVGPNVGRLVLANPLALAPSPDRLVELLQARALIEPPVAALAASTRVESALEQMANDLEVAAELIASGDHAQLAEVNMDFHRSLAQASGNATLAEVVESVTVVNAREQLEILHIHGDRQADLDEHRAIYDAVRSGDQDLAELLTREHLDGVLAVINDRLQHP; translated from the coding sequence GTGAGCGCGACCGGAGGCGTCGTACGGCGCAGCCTGCTGGACGATCTGGCGACGTCCATGCTCGCGCTGATCGCGGAGCGGAAGCTGTCGCCGGGTGATCAGTTCGAGGCGGTGCGGTCGCTCGCGGAGCGGTTCAAGGTCGCCGTACCGACGGTCCGGGAGGCGCTGCGCCGGCTCGAGGCGACCGGAGCGGTGGAGCTCCGGCACGGCTCCGGTGTGTACGTCGGCCCGAACGTCGGCCGGCTGGTCCTGGCGAACCCGCTCGCGCTGGCGCCGAGTCCGGACCGGTTGGTGGAGCTCCTGCAGGCGCGGGCCCTGATCGAGCCGCCGGTCGCGGCGCTGGCGGCGAGCACCCGGGTCGAGTCCGCGCTCGAGCAGATGGCCAACGATCTCGAGGTTGCCGCCGAGCTGATCGCTTCCGGCGACCACGCGCAGCTGGCCGAGGTGAACATGGACTTCCACCGCTCCCTCGCCCAGGCCTCCGGGAACGCGACGCTCGCCGAGGTGGTCGAGTCGGTCACCGTCGTGAACGCCCGCGAGCAGCTGGAGATCCTGCACATCCACGGCGACCGCCAGGCCGACCTGGACGAGCACCGCGCGATCTACGACGCCGTCCGCTCGGGCGACCAGGACCTGGCCGAACTGCTCACCCGCGAACACCTGGACGGCGTCCTCGCCGTCATCAACGACCGACTTCAGCACCCCTGA
- a CDS encoding extracellular solute-binding protein: MQRKTNRKALAALVIAGALALSACGGGGAAAPKKGEDKPVDSLKFYNDKGGWKDAFTQVGAASKKDIGVGMEPVGYSDSNTYTAFIRSSFRTKEKADLFTWHTGKELQDLVDQKLVAETTEQWNKAIADGNIPEQLKQYFTYGDKQYCVPLNAGYWVMYYNKAVFKKAGITETPKTWAELIQVADKVKATGVKPFYQTNILFSFVWFETLLAGKDPDLYDAIAAGKAKYTDPGVVEVMNDWKKMIEAGYFSDPGAKTEPQAQLKNGDVAMINFGTWFSGNLNTLKMKAGTDYDFFVIPNVNPALPKTSMIFETGPVCSAAASDHASTVKKWTDWWVTPEAQTAWANSRGDLSFNPKAEVKDPGLAKLNKDVGGDGYRLINRWFEATPVPVANKALEVFGAFVTKPGDPMPGLQKIQAEADAYWAKQK; this comes from the coding sequence ATGCAACGCAAGACGAACCGCAAGGCGCTGGCTGCCCTGGTGATCGCCGGCGCGCTCGCGCTCTCCGCCTGTGGAGGAGGGGGCGCCGCTGCCCCGAAGAAGGGTGAGGACAAGCCGGTCGACTCGCTGAAGTTCTACAACGACAAGGGCGGCTGGAAGGACGCCTTCACCCAGGTCGGCGCGGCCAGCAAGAAGGACATCGGCGTCGGCATGGAGCCGGTCGGGTACTCCGACTCGAACACCTACACCGCCTTCATCCGGTCGTCGTTCCGGACCAAGGAGAAGGCCGACCTGTTCACCTGGCACACCGGCAAGGAGCTCCAGGACCTGGTCGACCAGAAGCTGGTCGCCGAGACCACCGAGCAGTGGAACAAGGCGATTGCCGACGGCAACATCCCCGAGCAGCTCAAGCAGTACTTCACCTACGGCGACAAGCAGTACTGCGTGCCGCTCAACGCCGGCTACTGGGTGATGTACTACAACAAGGCCGTCTTCAAGAAGGCCGGCATCACCGAGACCCCGAAGACCTGGGCCGAGCTGATCCAGGTCGCGGACAAGGTCAAGGCGACCGGCGTGAAGCCGTTCTACCAGACCAACATCCTGTTCTCGTTCGTCTGGTTCGAGACGCTGCTGGCCGGCAAGGACCCCGACCTGTACGACGCGATCGCGGCCGGCAAGGCGAAGTACACCGACCCGGGTGTGGTCGAGGTGATGAACGACTGGAAGAAGATGATCGAGGCCGGGTACTTCAGCGACCCGGGTGCGAAGACCGAGCCGCAGGCGCAGCTGAAGAACGGCGACGTCGCGATGATCAACTTCGGCACCTGGTTCAGCGGCAACCTGAACACGCTGAAGATGAAGGCCGGCACCGACTACGACTTCTTCGTGATCCCGAACGTGAACCCGGCGCTGCCCAAGACCTCGATGATCTTCGAGACCGGCCCGGTGTGTTCGGCCGCCGCCAGCGACCACGCGTCGACGGTGAAGAAGTGGACCGACTGGTGGGTCACGCCGGAGGCGCAGACCGCGTGGGCGAACTCGCGCGGCGACCTGTCGTTCAACCCGAAGGCCGAGGTCAAGGACCCGGGCCTGGCGAAGCTGAACAAGGACGTCGGCGGGGACGGGTACCGGCTGATCAACCGCTGGTTCGAGGCGACGCCGGTGCCGGTCGCGAACAAGGCGCTCGAGGTGTTCGGGGCGTTCGTGACCAAGCCGGGTGACCCGATGCCGGGCCTGCAGAAGATCCAGGCCGAGGCGGACGCGTACTGGGCCAAGCAGAAGTGA
- a CDS encoding sugar ABC transporter permease — protein MKDRTGARAAPLFGLPAVAVVALLLYLPFLWTTYVSFTDYDGLASPVWSGLANYKAMFSDPDLIGALVNTLLWVVGMITLPVVLGLLVAVLTYGHKWGTWLRLPFLLPYAISGVAVGVIWGFVLQPDGALGQALGFFGLPGEHTGWLQSGPGNTLMMIVATTWQAAGVNALLFVVGLQSIPTEPLEAARLDGAEGFSLFRHHLWPQLRAITTVVIGLSIVGSLKTFDVVWVMTQGGPGTSSETLALSMYKETFVLNDYGQGAAIALFLSLVTFAASILYLRYQLGDAREQG, from the coding sequence GTGAAGGATCGCACCGGTGCGCGGGCGGCTCCACTGTTCGGACTGCCGGCTGTAGCTGTCGTCGCGCTGCTCCTGTACCTGCCGTTCCTGTGGACGACGTACGTCAGTTTCACCGACTACGACGGGCTCGCCTCACCGGTGTGGTCCGGGCTGGCCAACTACAAGGCGATGTTCAGTGACCCCGACCTGATCGGGGCACTGGTCAACACCCTGCTGTGGGTCGTCGGCATGATCACGCTGCCGGTCGTGCTCGGACTGCTGGTGGCCGTACTCACCTACGGCCACAAGTGGGGCACCTGGCTGCGGCTGCCGTTCCTGCTGCCGTACGCGATCTCCGGTGTCGCGGTCGGCGTCATCTGGGGCTTCGTACTGCAGCCGGACGGCGCGCTCGGCCAGGCGCTCGGCTTCTTCGGGCTGCCCGGCGAGCACACCGGCTGGCTGCAGTCCGGCCCGGGCAACACACTGATGATGATCGTCGCCACCACCTGGCAGGCGGCCGGCGTCAACGCACTCCTCTTCGTGGTCGGCCTCCAGTCCATCCCGACGGAGCCCCTGGAGGCCGCCCGCCTGGACGGAGCCGAGGGCTTCAGCCTGTTCCGCCATCACCTCTGGCCACAGCTCAGGGCCATCACCACAGTCGTCATCGGACTGTCGATCGTCGGAAGCCTGAAAACCTTCGATGTGGTGTGGGTGATGACCCAGGGCGGCCCCGGTACGTCGTCAGAGACCCTGGCCCTCTCGATGTACAAGGAGACCTTCGTGCTGAACGACTACGGCCAGGGGGCGGCGATCGCGCTGTTCCTCAGCCTGGTCACGTTCGCGGCGTCGATCCTCTACCTGCGCTACCAGTTGGGGGACGCCCGTGAGCAAGGTTAG
- a CDS encoding carbohydrate ABC transporter permease, producing MSKVRTGFLVLLGLIWLAPIYLLIVNAAKSVDGYDAKTVWKPGGFSLFTNFGDAWSKAALGDTLVATTMYSVVAPVLAVLIGAAAGYAIVVLRLKRGFLWFVFIFGGTIFPLQMILMPLFSGYANSGLYDTRTGMIVVYTAISVPFSAFVMRNFFTGIARSVFEAAVVDGGGLFRIFRSIYLPMAGSALAAIFILQATFVWNDLLLGLTLSQSESVRPIMPALTGLQSTYGGAALPTVLAGGLLVSLPTVILFLAAQRFFSRGLALGQF from the coding sequence GTGAGCAAGGTTAGGACGGGGTTCCTCGTACTGCTGGGGCTGATCTGGCTGGCCCCGATCTACCTGTTGATCGTCAACGCGGCCAAGTCCGTCGACGGGTACGACGCCAAGACGGTGTGGAAGCCGGGTGGTTTCTCGCTGTTCACGAACTTCGGGGACGCCTGGAGCAAGGCGGCGCTCGGCGATACGTTGGTCGCGACCACGATGTACAGCGTGGTCGCGCCGGTGCTGGCGGTGCTGATCGGCGCGGCGGCCGGGTACGCGATCGTCGTACTGCGGTTGAAGCGTGGCTTCCTGTGGTTCGTGTTCATCTTCGGCGGGACGATCTTCCCGCTGCAGATGATCCTGATGCCGCTGTTCTCCGGGTACGCGAACTCCGGGCTGTACGACACCCGGACCGGGATGATCGTGGTCTACACCGCGATCAGCGTGCCGTTCTCGGCGTTCGTGATGCGGAACTTCTTCACCGGGATCGCCCGCAGCGTCTTCGAGGCGGCCGTGGTGGACGGTGGCGGGCTGTTCCGGATCTTCCGCAGCATCTACCTGCCGATGGCGGGGTCGGCGCTGGCCGCGATCTTCATCCTGCAGGCGACCTTCGTCTGGAACGACCTGCTGCTCGGCCTGACCCTGAGCCAGTCGGAGTCGGTGCGCCCGATCATGCCCGCGCTCACCGGCCTGCAGAGCACGTACGGCGGTGCGGCCCTGCCGACCGTGCTGGCCGGCGGCCTGCTGGTCTCGCTGCCGACCGTGATCCTGTTCCTCGCCGCCCAACGCTTCTTCTCCCGGGGCCTCGCCCTCGGTCAGTTCTGA
- a CDS encoding SDR family oxidoreductase, protein MALESGPRTVVVTGGAAGIGRGAVERFVAAGDHVVALDRDAEALSALESALNSPTPVPTGAEQQPAVDAGGARGSAVHGGDGQEPTGLPGGADAGATPSSAVLGGRVTGVQVDVSDRAALASVAEEIGAVDVLVCAAGVQRYGTVVDTPWNVYDEVMAVNVGGVFFACQAFVPKLPRGGSVVVVASVQAYAAQTSVAAYSMGKGALLSLVRAMAVDHAPDGIRVNAVCPGSVDTPMLRTSAAQFAGGRTTDEVVAEWGRSHPLGRVATPGEVAEVIYFLSSSAASFVTGADVKVDGGLTAGLAVALPEDAK, encoded by the coding sequence ATGGCCCTGGAGTCGGGTCCTCGCACCGTCGTCGTCACCGGTGGTGCCGCCGGGATCGGCCGTGGGGCAGTCGAACGCTTCGTCGCCGCCGGCGACCACGTGGTAGCCCTGGACCGCGACGCGGAGGCGCTGTCCGCACTCGAGTCCGCCCTCAACAGCCCGACCCCGGTGCCCACGGGAGCCGAGCAACAGCCGGCGGTGGATGCCGGCGGTGCGCGGGGGTCGGCGGTGCATGGTGGAGACGGCCAGGAGCCCACCGGGCTACCCGGGGGTGCTGACGCAGGAGCCACTCCATCTTCCGCAGTTCTGGGCGGTCGGGTGACTGGCGTTCAAGTAGATGTCTCGGATCGGGCGGCGCTGGCCTCCGTCGCGGAGGAGATCGGCGCGGTGGATGTGCTGGTTTGTGCGGCGGGCGTTCAACGGTACGGGACCGTGGTTGACACGCCCTGGAACGTCTACGACGAGGTGATGGCGGTGAACGTCGGCGGCGTGTTCTTCGCCTGCCAGGCGTTCGTCCCGAAGCTGCCGCGCGGCGGCAGTGTCGTGGTGGTCGCGTCCGTCCAGGCGTACGCCGCGCAGACGAGCGTCGCGGCGTACTCGATGGGGAAGGGCGCACTGCTCAGCCTGGTCCGCGCGATGGCCGTCGACCACGCCCCGGACGGGATCCGTGTGAACGCGGTCTGTCCGGGCTCGGTCGACACCCCGATGCTGCGGACGTCGGCCGCGCAGTTCGCCGGCGGCCGGACGACCGACGAGGTGGTCGCCGAATGGGGCCGCTCGCACCCGCTCGGCCGGGTCGCGACGCCGGGCGAGGTTGCCGAGGTCATCTACTTCCTGTCCTCGTCGGCCGCGTCGTTCGTGACCGGCGCGGACGTCAAGGTGGACGGCGGCCTGACCGCCGGGCTCGCCGTCGCACTGCCGGAGGACGCGAAGTGA
- a CDS encoding enolase C-terminal domain-like protein, giving the protein MKIVDVRATTVTMPLEAPLRHSNGAHWGRFVRTVVEVEADNGLIGLGEMGGGGQSAEAAVAGLKEYLVGHDPARTEALRWMLANPTASLYNNRTQLLAAIEFACLDLQGRHLGVPVHELLGGKVRSRVPFASYLFFRHPNDDGTGEIRTADQLVAHARSLVDEHGFSVHKLKGGVFPPDYERECFRALAEAFPGHRVRFDPNGAFGVEEAIRFARGIEDLDNDYLEDPTWGLNGMRRVRSKTSIPLATNTVVVNFEQLAANVRDPAVDVILLDTTFWGGIRPCIKAAGVCETFQLGVAVHSSGELGIQLATMLHLGAVVPNLSFAADAHYHHLRNDIIAGGKLPYVDGAIAVPDAPGLGVELDRDKLAEYAELFRELGPYPYDRDPARPDWYPLLPNTDWADPS; this is encoded by the coding sequence GTGAAGATCGTCGACGTACGCGCGACCACGGTCACGATGCCGTTGGAGGCGCCGCTGCGGCACAGCAACGGAGCGCACTGGGGACGTTTCGTACGAACTGTCGTGGAGGTCGAGGCCGACAACGGACTGATCGGCCTGGGCGAGATGGGCGGCGGAGGCCAGAGCGCCGAGGCCGCGGTCGCGGGGCTCAAGGAGTACCTGGTCGGGCACGACCCGGCCCGCACCGAGGCGTTGCGCTGGATGCTCGCGAACCCGACGGCGAGCCTCTACAACAACCGCACGCAGTTGCTCGCGGCCATCGAGTTCGCCTGCCTGGACCTGCAGGGCCGCCACCTCGGCGTACCGGTGCACGAACTGCTCGGCGGCAAGGTGCGCTCGCGGGTGCCGTTCGCGAGCTACCTGTTCTTCCGGCACCCGAACGACGACGGCACCGGCGAGATCCGTACGGCGGACCAGTTGGTGGCGCACGCCCGCTCGCTGGTCGACGAGCACGGCTTCAGCGTGCACAAACTGAAGGGCGGCGTGTTTCCGCCGGACTACGAGCGCGAGTGCTTCCGGGCGCTGGCGGAGGCGTTCCCCGGACACCGCGTGCGGTTCGACCCGAACGGGGCTTTCGGCGTCGAGGAGGCGATCCGGTTCGCGCGCGGCATCGAGGACCTCGACAACGATTACCTCGAGGACCCGACCTGGGGCCTGAACGGGATGCGCCGGGTCCGCTCCAAGACCTCGATCCCGCTGGCCACGAACACCGTCGTGGTGAACTTCGAGCAGCTCGCCGCCAACGTCCGCGACCCGGCCGTCGACGTGATCCTGCTCGACACCACGTTCTGGGGCGGGATCCGGCCGTGCATCAAGGCGGCCGGCGTCTGCGAGACGTTCCAGCTCGGCGTGGCCGTGCACTCGTCGGGCGAGCTCGGCATCCAGCTGGCGACGATGCTGCACCTCGGCGCCGTCGTACCGAACCTGTCGTTCGCCGCGGACGCGCACTACCACCACCTGCGCAACGACATCATCGCCGGCGGCAAGCTCCCGTACGTCGACGGCGCGATCGCCGTCCCCGACGCGCCGGGGCTCGGCGTCGAGCTCGACCGCGACAAGCTCGCCGAATACGCCGAACTCTTCCGCGAACTCGGCCCGTACCCCTACGACCGCGACCCAGCCCGCCCCGACTGGTATCCCCTGCTCCCGAACACCGATTGGGCCGACCCCTCATGA
- a CDS encoding GntR family transcriptional regulator, which produces MYERLRVDRSTTVDRVVDALRSALFAGDLQPGTPLREQPLAEALGVARSTIREAMTMLVTEGLAVREPNKGVSVATLAPEAVADICRARFVLESAGIRAWFDADEAARERVREAMRVFAATAKDGADPEAMTETHLAIHRSLVALTGSERLIATADSVTGEARLALARVDALRQDARQQVASHRKLIRLLERGELDECVEELRRHLAGAEESLLEAIAMPPA; this is translated from the coding sequence ATGTACGAACGGCTGCGGGTGGACCGCTCGACCACGGTGGACCGGGTGGTCGACGCGCTGCGGTCCGCGCTGTTCGCCGGTGACCTGCAACCCGGTACGCCGCTGCGCGAGCAGCCCCTCGCCGAGGCGCTCGGCGTCGCCCGGAGCACGATCCGGGAGGCGATGACGATGCTGGTCACCGAGGGCCTCGCGGTCCGCGAGCCGAACAAGGGGGTCAGTGTCGCGACCCTGGCCCCGGAGGCGGTGGCCGACATCTGCCGGGCCCGGTTCGTGCTCGAGTCCGCCGGGATCCGGGCCTGGTTCGACGCCGACGAGGCGGCCCGGGAGCGGGTCCGGGAGGCGATGCGGGTGTTCGCCGCGACTGCCAAGGACGGCGCCGACCCGGAGGCGATGACCGAGACCCATCTGGCCATCCACCGGAGTCTGGTCGCGCTCACCGGCAGTGAGCGGCTGATCGCCACCGCGGACTCGGTCACCGGCGAGGCCCGGCTCGCGCTGGCCCGGGTGGACGCGTTGCGGCAGGACGCGCGCCAGCAGGTCGCGTCCCACCGCAAGCTCATCCGGCTGCTCGAGCGTGGCGAGCTCGACGAGTGCGTCGAAGAGCTCCGCCGTCACCTTGCCGGCGCCGAGGAGTCCCTCCTCGAAGCCATCGCGATGCCTCCCGCCTGA
- a CDS encoding phage tail tip lysozyme: protein MDAGKTLRAIGGAVVFFGLALVLALLMLLSVFAGMGSAEAQCAQQSQSESLFGYPTDRQQIDGDWTFIHKGYDFKVDEDAKVYASHDGKVVKASDGEVRIRREQVETRYKPMKTITVRDGAEVKRGDPIGTTGILDEGTDGQGAPIGYSGVHLHWEMWVDKENNNDWSIAPIPEENPFIVQTPEGGDPCNCIDGNLSGSNNQQKAFNFFVQNGFSKEQAAGIVGNMIAESSVEPQRLQNTDPGVISKPADVVDSPLGWGIVQWTPAGKMINPSRDDGVQDEVIGSLAYQLEFLLKQLRGQGPLPEKPAGDALKAATTVEQAAYEFGHRFERFLGHENPNHQTYVERKANARRVFDQFAGSAPAGGGANPASTGGGCGAGSGNIAEVAKNLAWPEGGHDGTDASLAKPEFVAAMEEYNDGSSGYLPYSDCGRFVATVMRMSGADPEFPKVSTGVQFDYMQSSGKYDYWHGEPPGGMKPGDILNGPGHTYLYVGPWGKEGGGYNSASGSLGQHVPEATHLYGVGGQFWVFRLKNAPQAAS from the coding sequence ATGGATGCCGGCAAGACGCTGCGCGCCATCGGTGGCGCCGTGGTGTTCTTCGGATTGGCGCTGGTCCTCGCGCTCCTCATGCTGCTCAGCGTGTTCGCCGGGATGGGATCGGCCGAGGCGCAGTGCGCGCAGCAGTCCCAGTCCGAGAGCCTGTTCGGCTACCCGACCGACCGCCAGCAGATCGACGGCGACTGGACCTTCATCCACAAGGGCTACGACTTCAAGGTCGACGAGGACGCCAAGGTCTACGCGTCCCACGACGGCAAGGTCGTCAAGGCGTCCGACGGCGAGGTCCGGATCCGCCGCGAGCAGGTCGAGACGCGGTACAAGCCGATGAAGACCATCACGGTCCGTGACGGCGCCGAGGTCAAGCGCGGCGACCCGATCGGCACCACCGGCATCCTCGACGAAGGCACCGACGGCCAGGGCGCCCCGATCGGGTACTCCGGCGTGCACCTGCACTGGGAGATGTGGGTCGACAAGGAGAACAACAACGACTGGTCGATCGCTCCGATCCCGGAGGAGAACCCGTTCATCGTCCAGACCCCCGAGGGCGGCGATCCCTGCAACTGCATCGACGGCAACCTGTCCGGGTCCAACAACCAGCAGAAGGCCTTCAACTTCTTCGTCCAGAACGGCTTCAGCAAGGAGCAGGCCGCCGGCATCGTCGGCAACATGATCGCCGAGTCCAGCGTGGAGCCGCAGCGCCTGCAGAACACCGACCCGGGCGTGATCAGCAAGCCCGCGGACGTGGTCGACTCGCCGCTCGGCTGGGGCATCGTGCAGTGGACGCCGGCCGGCAAGATGATCAACCCGTCCCGGGACGACGGCGTCCAGGACGAGGTGATCGGCTCCCTGGCCTACCAGCTGGAGTTCCTGCTCAAGCAGCTCCGCGGCCAGGGCCCGCTCCCGGAGAAGCCCGCGGGCGACGCGCTCAAGGCGGCGACCACCGTCGAGCAGGCGGCGTACGAGTTCGGCCACCGGTTCGAGCGGTTCCTCGGCCACGAGAACCCGAACCACCAGACGTACGTCGAGCGCAAGGCGAACGCGCGGCGGGTGTTCGACCAGTTCGCCGGCTCGGCGCCGGCGGGCGGCGGGGCGAACCCGGCGAGTACCGGCGGCGGCTGCGGCGCCGGCAGCGGCAACATCGCCGAGGTCGCGAAGAACCTGGCCTGGCCCGAGGGCGGTCACGACGGCACCGACGCGAGCCTCGCGAAGCCGGAGTTCGTCGCGGCGATGGAGGAGTACAACGACGGCTCGAGCGGGTACCTGCCCTACAGTGACTGCGGACGCTTCGTCGCGACCGTGATGCGGATGAGCGGCGCCGACCCGGAGTTCCCGAAGGTGTCGACCGGGGTCCAGTTCGACTACATGCAGAGCTCCGGGAAGTACGACTACTGGCACGGGGAGCCGCCGGGCGGCATGAAGCCGGGCGACATCCTGAACGGCCCGGGACACACCTACCTGTACGTCGGACCGTGGGGCAAGGAAGGCGGCGGCTACAACTCGGCCTCGGGGTCGCTCGGGCAGCACGTCCCGGAGGCCACCCACCTGTACGGCGTCGGCGGCCAGTTCTGGGTCTTCCGGCTGAAGAACGCGCCGCAAGCGGCGAGCTGA
- a CDS encoding S-layer protein yields MLDENRRPFAIAVVALAVVLIVIGGVVLFRGGGSQTTLSVTSIPNDLTLTLDGHEIPANGDVEIKAGEHTLVGTRRGFQSYTQKFTSGNDPLSVKMYLYANSAEGREWTKNNPEQEQELEAEAGRNFSQTQNRLQMKYPILAQLPYIGPGFQATYTKSKTDPNNPEAISVVIEVFAPNGKKEALRWLRGYGWDPETLDIIWTTGK; encoded by the coding sequence ATGCTGGACGAGAACCGGCGGCCCTTCGCGATCGCCGTCGTCGCGCTGGCGGTCGTCCTGATCGTGATCGGCGGTGTGGTGCTGTTCCGCGGCGGCGGGTCGCAGACCACGCTGTCCGTGACGTCGATCCCGAACGACCTGACCCTGACCCTGGACGGCCACGAGATCCCCGCGAACGGCGACGTCGAGATCAAGGCGGGCGAGCACACCCTGGTCGGGACCCGGCGCGGCTTCCAGAGCTACACCCAGAAGTTCACCTCGGGCAACGACCCGCTGAGCGTCAAGATGTACCTGTACGCGAACAGCGCCGAGGGCCGGGAGTGGACCAAGAACAACCCCGAGCAGGAGCAGGAACTGGAGGCCGAAGCCGGCCGCAACTTCTCCCAGACCCAGAACCGCCTGCAGATGAAGTACCCGATCCTCGCCCAGCTCCCGTACATCGGCCCCGGCTTCCAGGCGACGTACACCAAGTCCAAGACCGACCCGAACAACCCCGAAGCCATCTCGGTCGTCATCGAGGTCTTCGCCCCCAACGGCAAGAAGGAAGCCCTCCGCTGGCTACGCGGCTACGGCTGGGACCCCGAAACCCTCGACATCATCTGGACCACCGGCAAGTAA
- a CDS encoding arginine deiminase-related protein produces the protein MDLNVVGRVFMGQPLEWGRRYLMVRPDHFRIDYVINPYMSTQDQPDPELTLKQWESLRQAIVDAGGEVEVLAQRADSPDMVYAMNLGLAAADGRAMLSHMRFEPRRKESLSAAEWFTGHGFRLDRVGGEGVGPHFESGDAFVFGDSLVVGYGPRTDAEALKHLATEWDVRVRGLRIAHEGMYHLDLPFCPVDSTHAMIYPPAFDAASQAELSGIVPDPIVLTDEEAFAFTANSIVVGETIIMPACSPRLREIFEGLGLRVVVLDLSEFHKGGGSARCLTNPLDFPLTPIAAPGGELHLPA, from the coding sequence ATGGATCTCAACGTCGTCGGGAGGGTGTTCATGGGGCAGCCGCTGGAGTGGGGTCGCCGGTATCTGATGGTCCGTCCGGACCACTTCCGGATCGACTACGTGATCAACCCGTACATGTCGACGCAGGACCAGCCGGACCCGGAGCTCACGCTCAAGCAGTGGGAGTCGCTGCGGCAGGCGATCGTGGACGCGGGCGGCGAGGTCGAGGTGCTGGCGCAGCGGGCCGACTCGCCCGACATGGTGTACGCGATGAACCTCGGGCTGGCGGCCGCGGACGGGCGCGCGATGCTCTCGCACATGCGGTTCGAGCCGCGCCGGAAGGAGTCGCTGAGCGCGGCGGAGTGGTTCACCGGGCACGGGTTCCGGCTGGACCGGGTCGGCGGCGAGGGCGTCGGGCCGCACTTCGAGTCCGGGGACGCGTTCGTGTTCGGCGACAGCCTGGTCGTCGGGTACGGGCCGCGGACCGACGCGGAGGCGCTCAAGCACCTGGCGACCGAGTGGGACGTCCGGGTCCGCGGGCTGCGGATCGCGCACGAGGGGATGTACCACCTCGACCTGCCGTTCTGCCCGGTGGACAGCACGCACGCGATGATCTACCCGCCGGCGTTCGACGCGGCGAGCCAGGCGGAGCTGTCCGGGATCGTGCCGGACCCGATCGTGCTCACCGACGAGGAGGCGTTCGCGTTCACCGCGAACTCGATCGTGGTCGGCGAGACGATCATCATGCCGGCCTGCTCACCGCGGCTCCGGGAGATCTTCGAGGGCCTCGGGCTGCGGGTCGTCGTCCTCGACCTCTCCGAGTTCCACAAGGGCGGCGGCTCGGCCCGCTGCCTCACCAACCCGCTTGACTTCCCCCTCACCCCCATCGCCGCCCCGGGCGGCGAGCTCCATCTCCCCGCCTGA
- the hisC gene encoding histidinol-phosphate transaminase yields the protein MTPDNEVRFRACLDDVAAYKPGRPPARTDGRPTYKLSSNENPYPPLPGVLAAATEAAAQMNRYPDMGAVDLLEALSARFDVPVSDLAVGTGSVALLYHLLQATVADGDEVVYAWRSFEAYPIAVQLTGATSVQVPLTAEARHDFKAMEAAITDRTKVVLVCTPNNPTGPVVRRDELLGFLDAVPSNVLVVVDEAYREFVRETDVVDGIELYRDRPNVLVLRTFSKAYGLAGFRVGYAVGHPPVVAAIRKCALPFGVSHIAQAAAIASLAVEDELLERVDALVEERHRVVTALREAGWTVPETETNFVWLDLGDDTTKFAEAVQSEGVSVRPFPGEGIRVTIGEPEANDLFLKVARAWRQ from the coding sequence ATGACCCCTGACAACGAGGTCCGCTTTCGCGCCTGCCTGGACGATGTCGCGGCTTACAAGCCCGGCCGTCCGCCGGCGCGCACCGACGGCCGGCCGACGTACAAGCTGTCCAGCAACGAGAACCCGTACCCGCCGCTCCCCGGGGTGCTCGCCGCCGCGACCGAGGCCGCCGCGCAGATGAACCGCTACCCGGACATGGGCGCGGTCGACCTGCTCGAGGCGTTGTCGGCGCGGTTCGACGTACCCGTGAGCGACCTCGCTGTCGGCACCGGCTCCGTCGCGCTGCTCTACCACCTGCTGCAGGCGACCGTGGCGGACGGTGACGAGGTGGTCTACGCCTGGCGCTCGTTCGAGGCGTACCCGATCGCGGTCCAGCTGACCGGCGCGACGTCGGTCCAGGTCCCGCTGACCGCCGAGGCGCGCCACGACTTCAAGGCGATGGAGGCCGCGATCACCGACCGCACCAAGGTCGTGCTGGTCTGTACGCCGAACAACCCGACCGGCCCGGTGGTCCGCCGCGACGAGCTGCTCGGCTTCCTGGACGCCGTACCGTCGAACGTGCTGGTCGTGGTGGACGAGGCGTACCGCGAGTTCGTCCGCGAGACCGACGTGGTCGACGGCATCGAGCTGTACCGCGACCGCCCGAACGTGCTGGTCCTGCGAACCTTCTCCAAGGCGTACGGCCTCGCCGGCTTCCGCGTCGGGTACGCCGTCGGCCACCCGCCGGTGGTCGCCGCGATCCGCAAGTGCGCACTCCCGTTCGGCGTCAGCCACATCGCCCAGGCCGCCGCGATCGCGTCGCTGGCCGTCGAGGACGAGCTCCTGGAACGCGTGGACGCCCTGGTCGAAGAGCGCCACCGCGTAGTCACCGCGCTTCGCGAGGCCGGCTGGACCGTCCCCGAGACCGAAACGAACTTCGTCTGGTTGGACCTCGGCGACGACACCACCAAGTTCGCCGAAGCAGTCCAGTCCGAAGGCGTCTCCGTCCGCCCCTTCCCCGGCGAAGGCATCCGAGTCACCATCGGCGAACCCGAAGCCAACGATCTGTTCCTCAAGGTCGCGCGAGCCTGGCGTCAGTGA